One genomic segment of Microbacterium sp. ProA8 includes these proteins:
- the lexA gene encoding transcriptional repressor LexA yields the protein MSDAAGREKPQTRRRKSLSDKQLAILEVIQRSIARHGYPPSMREIGDAVGLKSLSSVTHQLNQLELSGYLRRDAGKTRAMEVLIDLPGTATESPADASPSVGDAALVPLVGRIAAGVPITAEQQVEEIFPLPRQLVGKGDLFMLKVSGESMIDAAICDGDWVVVRSQATADNGEIVAAMLDGEATVKTFRQRDGHTWLLPRNSAFEPILGDEATVLGKVVAVLRAV from the coding sequence ATGAGCGACGCGGCCGGGCGCGAAAAGCCCCAGACTCGTCGGCGCAAGAGCCTGAGCGACAAGCAGCTGGCGATCCTCGAGGTGATCCAGCGCTCGATCGCGCGTCACGGCTACCCGCCGAGCATGCGGGAGATCGGCGACGCCGTCGGCCTGAAGTCGCTCTCCAGCGTCACTCACCAGCTCAACCAGCTGGAGCTGAGCGGCTACCTGCGGCGCGATGCGGGTAAGACGCGCGCGATGGAAGTGCTGATCGACCTGCCCGGCACGGCGACCGAGAGCCCGGCGGACGCCTCCCCCTCCGTGGGTGATGCCGCCCTCGTCCCGCTCGTCGGGCGCATCGCCGCCGGCGTTCCCATCACGGCCGAGCAGCAGGTCGAGGAGATCTTCCCTCTCCCCCGCCAGCTGGTGGGCAAGGGCGACCTCTTCATGCTGAAGGTCTCGGGCGAGTCGATGATCGACGCCGCCATCTGCGACGGCGACTGGGTCGTCGTCCGGTCGCAGGCGACGGCCGACAACGGTGAGATCGTGGCCGCGATGCTCGACGGCGAGGCGACCGTCAAGACGTTCCGCCAGCGCGACGGTCACACCTGGCTGCTCCCGCGCAACTCCGCGTTCGAGCCGATCCTCGGCGATGAAGCCACCGTGCTCGGCAAGGTCGTGGCGGTGCTGCGAGCCGTCTGA